A part of Spartobacteria bacterium genomic DNA contains:
- the rpsO gene encoding 30S ribosomal protein S15 — protein sequence MDLETKNKIREEYRTHEKDTGSSDVQIAVLTSRIRELTEHLKEHKKDHSCRRGLIAMVSRRRKLLDYIKRKDYGHYREMIEKLGLRR from the coding sequence ATGGATTTAGAGACCAAAAACAAGATTCGCGAAGAGTATCGTACACATGAAAAAGATACAGGTTCTTCGGATGTACAGATTGCTGTATTGACGAGCCGCATCAGAGAGCTGACGGAGCATTTGAAAGAGCACAAAAAAGATCATAGCTGCCGTCGTGGACTGATTGCTATGGTTTCTCGCCGTCGTAAGTTGCTTGATTATATCAAGCGCAAAGACTACGGCCACTATCGCGAAATGATTGAAAAACTCGGGTTGCGTCGCTAA
- a CDS encoding response regulator: MNETFEKRLRLLLVDDEVEITSSLSLVLRRMDLDVDTSHSGHAAIALAKKEPYQLMITDIRMPDMDGRQLLKEIKKYCPHISVIAISAHSDLDTAVDFMKRGGADFLQKPVATEQLRLAVEAGISKYRLKTKLQQAEAERDSATVELQKNLQFNETLINIIPSPVYFKNLKGEFIGCNQLYAESICHTPKENIIGQTLKTMPDAVPGDLATVYHAQDMRFMEDGEEALTEAAMLTPSYDLRHYLIYRATYNDEFGKMTGMVGIMLDITHRKKTEEDLKRAKEIAENAVRARTDFFAHVTHEIRTPLNAVIGLTQLLLNTELSKEQRSYTNTIAMSGEALLSVIDDILDVAKIESGNLKMEEEPYDIRDCIDSAMQIVGSKVAGKDMEMLCDVDASVPRCIVGDLSRLRQIIVNLLNNAVKFTECGEIEVRAYCDQMDENQCRICFEVRDTGVGIAEQKIKDIFEPFIQADTSISRRYGGTGLGLAICRNLVRKMGGELAVRSTLGKGSVFSFTILTRVLPEKDEKEVSRKINAADKTVLVADDNFRCLELLTGMLQKQSVKVVALSSLSDVYDYLETHPGPDVALLDYSLVNQSDPKILQEIRSKSSQRFPLVLMVPSATYLANRRTLGLASVIYKPLRSEVLYRTLQAVLYKETRSETASVPTLNAKMSEEYPLRILLVEDNLVNQKVASNILKKLGYSADVAGNGAIALNALADQYFDLVLMDIQMPEVDGLEATRRLRERKSDVYITGMTAHVSEEDRNMCYVNGMNDYLAKPVRIPLLVDVLKRAYDHADAKKKALAANS; this comes from the coding sequence ATGAATGAGACGTTCGAAAAGCGGTTGCGACTGTTACTTGTCGATGATGAGGTGGAAATAACCAGTTCCCTGTCGCTGGTGTTACGTCGCATGGATCTGGATGTCGATACCTCTCATTCCGGCCATGCAGCCATTGCACTGGCAAAAAAAGAACCCTATCAGCTTATGATTACGGATATTCGTATGCCGGACATGGACGGTCGCCAGTTGCTGAAGGAAATAAAAAAATATTGTCCACATATTTCTGTTATCGCTATTTCTGCCCACAGTGATTTAGATACAGCCGTTGATTTCATGAAGCGCGGCGGAGCGGATTTCCTGCAAAAACCGGTGGCCACCGAACAGTTGCGTCTCGCCGTGGAGGCGGGGATTTCCAAATACCGGCTAAAAACAAAATTGCAGCAGGCTGAGGCAGAACGCGATTCAGCCACCGTTGAATTACAAAAGAATCTCCAGTTCAATGAAACACTGATCAATATCATTCCCAGTCCGGTATACTTCAAAAATCTTAAGGGGGAGTTTATCGGATGCAATCAGCTCTATGCTGAATCGATATGCCACACTCCCAAGGAAAACATTATCGGGCAAACACTGAAAACCATGCCTGATGCTGTTCCTGGTGACTTGGCAACCGTCTACCATGCACAGGATATGCGGTTTATGGAAGACGGGGAAGAGGCACTGACGGAGGCGGCTATGCTGACTCCGAGTTATGATTTGCGGCATTATCTGATTTATCGTGCCACGTATAATGATGAATTCGGGAAGATGACGGGTATGGTGGGGATCATGCTGGATATCACGCACCGCAAAAAAACGGAGGAAGATCTCAAACGGGCCAAGGAGATTGCTGAAAACGCGGTTCGGGCACGTACAGACTTTTTTGCTCATGTAACGCATGAAATCCGCACGCCGCTGAACGCCGTAATCGGACTGACGCAGTTGCTCCTGAATACGGAACTGAGCAAGGAACAGCGAAGCTATACCAATACGATTGCGATGAGCGGCGAAGCCCTTCTGTCGGTTATCGATGATATTCTCGATGTGGCAAAAATTGAATCTGGCAATCTTAAAATGGAGGAGGAGCCCTACGATATTCGTGACTGTATTGATTCCGCGATGCAGATCGTTGGTTCTAAAGTTGCGGGAAAAGATATGGAGATGCTGTGCGATGTAGATGCGTCGGTGCCCCGTTGTATTGTGGGGGACTTATCGCGTCTTCGTCAGATCATCGTGAATTTATTGAACAACGCGGTGAAATTTACAGAGTGCGGTGAGATTGAGGTAAGGGCTTATTGTGACCAGATGGATGAAAATCAATGCCGGATTTGTTTTGAAGTCCGCGATACGGGGGTGGGGATTGCCGAGCAGAAGATAAAGGATATATTTGAGCCGTTTATTCAGGCTGATACATCGATCTCGCGACGTTATGGCGGGACAGGTCTGGGGTTGGCTATCTGTCGAAATCTTGTGCGTAAAATGGGTGGCGAACTGGCCGTTCGCAGTACGTTGGGCAAGGGATCGGTCTTTTCTTTCACGATATTGACACGTGTGCTGCCTGAAAAGGACGAAAAAGAAGTTTCGCGGAAAATCAATGCTGCCGACAAAACCGTGCTTGTCGCGGATGATAATTTCCGTTGTTTGGAACTGCTGACCGGTATGCTGCAAAAACAGTCAGTCAAGGTTGTGGCTCTTTCCAGTCTATCTGATGTGTATGACTATCTGGAAACGCATCCTGGGCCTGATGTGGCACTGCTTGACTATTCGCTGGTCAATCAGAGCGATCCGAAAATTCTACAAGAAATTCGCAGTAAATCCAGTCAACGTTTTCCTCTGGTGCTTATGGTTCCGTCTGCGACGTATCTTGCTAATCGCAGGACACTTGGCTTGGCCAGTGTAATATATAAGCCGCTGCGCAGCGAGGTTCTCTATCGAACGCTTCAGGCCGTGCTATATAAAGAAACGCGAAGTGAAACGGCGAGTGTGCCGACACTGAATGCGAAAATGAGTGAAGAATATCCCTTGCGGATTTTATTGGTGGAAGACAATTTGGTGAACCAGAAGGTGGCATCGAATATTTTGAAAAAACTGGGCTATAGTGCCGATGTGGCTGGAAACGGAGCCATTGCTCTTAACGCACTGGCTGATCAGTATTTCGATTTGGTTTTAATGGATATTCAGATGCCGGAAGTGGATGGACTTGAAGCCACGCGTCGCCTGCGTGAACGCAAATCGGATGTATACATAACCGGAATGACTGCGCATGTTTCGGAAGAGGATCGCAATATGTGTTATGTCAACGGAATGAACGACTATTTGGCGAAACCGGTTCGCATTCCTCTGCTGGTTGACGTGTTAAAACGTGCGTATGATCACGCGGATGCTAAAAAGAAGGCGCTTGCAGCGAACAGCTAA
- a CDS encoding response regulator: MNNDPLNMEHITVLIVDDEPDFTELMCYALRAAPYTIVTFNEPNKAIEYMDSHAADILVTDVRMAGMNGYELMTAAQKRCKGLAVIAVTAHGQVDMAVDFMKQGAVDFLQKPVDNMDIRMAIDKAAYGIIRRKKLIDQICTKEASIHAISVEMEKSRQREKELRIHVAELEEKLREKEQSEERIIIRERLAALGEMARGVAHDFNNALQPIMLAAGFVATNPEHLLEQGVLKDYLDEMVIATQEAAETVSKLVKFYSPIQRASEQVLDLKTLIADVIDMTHPRWKNEAQAEGRTIYVNFDAPDSCFVLGHYDALQEMIINLLFNAVDAIEEKGEIKIRVHEEADEVVIEVSDNGRGMNEDMRQHCMEPFKTSRTTKGSGLGMSIVYGVVQKYHGRMTVSSEMGRGTDVRILLPILSERISAPAPSKREEAPPFPPFTPIEKLDSVLLVEDEPSVREMVQRFLEQSGIHVLTAENGVDACDLFSKFGADVVMTDQAMPEMTGSRMAEHIRMLSPQTPIIMITGFADVLEGTCPAVNYILHKPVTAEQIQQAIQAVTVRRNEG; the protein is encoded by the coding sequence ATGAATAACGATCCGCTAAATATGGAACATATTACAGTGCTTATTGTTGACGATGAGCCTGATTTTACCGAACTCATGTGTTATGCGTTACGGGCCGCGCCCTACACCATTGTCACCTTCAACGAGCCGAATAAGGCCATCGAGTACATGGACTCGCATGCAGCAGATATCCTTGTGACCGATGTAAGGATGGCCGGAATGAACGGCTACGAACTCATGACCGCTGCACAGAAGCGCTGTAAAGGGCTTGCAGTGATCGCTGTAACCGCGCATGGACAGGTCGATATGGCCGTCGATTTTATGAAACAGGGGGCGGTTGATTTTCTGCAGAAACCCGTTGACAACATGGATATTCGCATGGCCATCGATAAAGCGGCATATGGTATTATCCGTCGAAAAAAACTGATTGACCAAATTTGTACAAAAGAAGCTTCGATTCACGCGATTTCAGTTGAGATGGAAAAAAGCCGACAGCGTGAAAAGGAATTGCGCATCCATGTTGCTGAGCTGGAGGAAAAACTCCGCGAAAAAGAGCAGAGTGAAGAGCGTATTATTATTCGTGAGCGTCTGGCGGCACTGGGAGAAATGGCCAGGGGGGTGGCTCACGATTTCAATAATGCGTTGCAGCCTATTATGCTGGCCGCCGGTTTTGTTGCAACCAATCCGGAACACCTGCTGGAGCAAGGTGTACTGAAGGATTATCTGGATGAAATGGTTATCGCGACGCAGGAAGCCGCAGAAACGGTCAGTAAACTGGTGAAATTCTATTCGCCGATTCAGCGTGCCAGCGAACAGGTGCTGGACTTGAAAACGTTGATTGCGGACGTGATCGATATGACGCATCCTCGCTGGAAAAACGAAGCGCAGGCCGAAGGCCGTACGATTTATGTGAACTTTGATGCCCCTGATTCCTGTTTTGTGCTGGGACATTACGATGCATTGCAGGAAATGATCATCAATTTGTTATTCAATGCTGTGGATGCGATTGAAGAAAAGGGTGAAATAAAAATCCGGGTGCATGAAGAAGCAGATGAAGTAGTCATTGAGGTGTCTGATAATGGCCGGGGTATGAATGAAGACATGCGTCAGCATTGCATGGAACCGTTCAAAACCAGCCGGACAACGAAGGGGTCGGGACTGGGGATGTCGATTGTTTACGGCGTGGTACAAAAGTATCACGGTCGTATGACCGTAAGCAGTGAAATGGGCCGCGGAACGGATGTACGTATTCTTCTACCCATTTTATCCGAACGGATATCGGCACCCGCGCCGTCGAAGCGGGAAGAGGCTCCCCCGTTTCCCCCGTTTACACCCATAGAAAAACTAGACAGTGTTTTATTGGTCGAGGATGAACCGTCAGTCCGCGAGATGGTGCAGCGGTTTTTGGAACAAAGCGGTATCCATGTTTTGACGGCAGAAAATGGCGTGGATGCCTGTGATTTATTTTCTAAATTCGGCGCGGATGTGGTGATGACGGATCAGGCGATGCCGGAAATGACGGGAAGTCGCATGGCCGAACATATCCGGATGCTTTCCCCGCAGACCCCAATCATTATGATTACCGGCTTTGCGGATGTACTGGAAGGGACGTGTCCGGCAGTAAATTATATCCTGCATAAGCCTGTGACGGCGGAACAGATTCAGCAGGCTATACAAGCTGTTACCGTGCGGAGAAATGAAGGATGA